The following proteins are co-located in the Amyelois transitella isolate CPQ chromosome W, ilAmyTran1.1, whole genome shotgun sequence genome:
- the LOC132904273 gene encoding uncharacterized protein LOC132904273, with product MTFAGPQLSAPAPSAAVGAHSTEQVMSTMMEMILQTQRMQEETNKTIIETLRSFPRADPTGDFRTSTPSTTSVQRSSTAPAVVAAPPGNFTKCTARFNGKSRDAEKLEAFLDAVEVYKECADVSDQHALRGLSMLLEDDAALFWRSVKDNVTTWAEAVARLRAMYGTQLPPYKIFREVFRTEQSESERADGFISRLRALIVKLPYKVPDAMQIDMVYGLLHRRIRKRLSRDTITSMNIFVEKVRATEDAIAETNKLSLISPSSTVKNVNKPANVKNLTTSSSPTTGSVVTNNSNLQSKRTRVRCAHCKVYGHTVENCRNLQGKGENIGKSDLHNSSTLRCYGCGQQGVIKSRCKTCSSSHTNAAGSQSADFNTLSCKLSSNNMSCNSNYRTCHRDSNEDIIFLNNHDIENIFSDNFDIQCVFDERSDIQDVVSENVTSVQEDKIRCSEHRTNNYFRDIQDVSNENSNFKNCITNDIINLQEHFIEYSEQNYCNYTRDSFSVHSGNIKKSDTCDKFTNIDATLLPTVSIDVSGREGVAIIDTGATHSIASTKLYSILVEQGVQFLDTERTIRLADGTHSQKRLLTADVNVTIGGRKIIVEDMLVLPGASTKTLLGRKFVKKANIILDIPHDVWYFRDKPEQTFDFVKSYFLTGRASVAEVNNLNGAFLLADEGNQLTSEERIRLSDFIKSKADQFKSEGPATDFATHRIKVNESQEPIASPPYRMSEIRKKALREELDKLLRADIIEECESAWASNVVLVPKKDGSFKFCVDYRKLNAVTEPDRYPLPRIEDVLHAAKSTKYMSTLDLRSGFFQVNLHPDDRDKSAFTTPLGTFRFKRMPMGLRNSGATFQRLMDRFKSNLPGVTLIAYLDDLLVLSEGSLEKHLADLQIVFDRLKMFNLLVNREKSRFARDSVKFLGHVIVPGGIHVDPDKTAAITNMNIPQNIKHLKCFLQTSSWFRRFIPDYANIAKPLTFLLKKGSAWRWETEQQAAFDHIKELLVSAPILRQADESKPFILRTDSSGYCLGAALMQGEGFEERPIEYASRLLTDAERNYTTTEREALAVVWAVGKFRGYIEGSEIIVKSDHQPLRWLMSLKSPSGRLARWALTLQEYNLKIEYTPGRANVIADTLSRPVCADNVQCDVCLATVDVPARKASDIRENQMKDPEIRKILEDMECEDPFKGRSWTDRGYITSDGILYRYGPEGDEGDEACLVVPSHERPKVLADFHDAPTAGHFGMERTLARLRTRFYWPNMRKYVADYIKKCISCQRYKADNRKPTGLLQTPAMSRRFEVLSVDLFGPLPVTAQRNRWILIVEDVCSRWVELFPLENATSLECAKILMNEIF from the coding sequence ATGACCTTCGCCGGCCCGCAGCTTTCCGCGCCTGCTCCTTCCGCGGCTGTTGGGGCCCACAGCACGGAACAAGTGATGTCAACAATGATGGAAATGATTTTGCAAACGCAGCGAATGCAGgaggaaacaaataaaacaataatcgAAACGCTTCGATCTTTCCCACGTGCTGATCCCACCGGCGATTTCAGGACGTCGACTCCCTCGACGACTTCGGTTCAGAGAAGCTCAACAGCCCCTGCCGTGGTCGCCGCCCCGCCGGGAAACTTCACTAAGTGTACTGCGCGGTTCAACGGGAAGTCACGCGACGCCGAGAAGCTGGAAGCTTTTTTGGATGCCGTGGAAGTTTACAAAGAATGCGCGGATGTGAGCGACCAGCACGCGCTGCGAGGCCTGAGTATGCTGTTGGAGGACGACGCGGCTCTCTTCTGGCGCAGCGTCAAGGACAACGTCACGACATGGGCAGAGGCCGTCGCGCGGCTGCGAGCTATGTACGGCACTCAGTTGCCGCCGTACAAAATCTTCCGCGAAGTTTTTCGTACTGAACAATCTGAAAGTGAACGTGCCGACGGATTTATATCACGATTACGTGCCCTCATAGTGAAGCTGCCGTACAAAGTGCCGGATGCAATGCAGATAGACATGGTGTACGGGTTATTACATAGGCGGATACGAAAAAGACTGTCACGCGATACTATTACTTCGATGAACATTTTTGTAGAAAAAGTGCGAGCCACGGAGGACGCGATCGCGGAGACCAATAAATTGTCCCTTATATCTCCGTCTTCTAcggtaaaaaatgtaaacaaacccGCGAATGTTAAAAACCTAACTACGAGTTCGTCCCCTACTACCGGTTCAGTAGTCACGAATAACTCGAATCTGCAATCGAAACGCACCCGGGTGCGATGCGCTCATTGTAAAGTGTACGGGCATACGGTCGAAAATTGCCGAAATCTACAAGGTAAAGGCGAGAACATCGGTAAGTCAGATTTGCATAATTCTAGTACCTTAAGGTGTTATGGATGTGGCCAACAGGGAGTTATAAAATCGAGATGCAAGACATGTTCGAGTTCGCATACAAACGCAGCTGGTTCTCAATCAGCTGATTTCAATACATTGTCTTGTAAACTATCTTCTAACAACATGTCATGCAACTCGAATTATCGCACATGTCATCGTGATTCAAATGAGGATatcatttttctaaataatcaCGAcatcgaaaatattttttccgatAATTTTGATATACAGTGTGTTTTTGATGAGCGTTCGGATATACAGGATGTCGTAAGTGAAAATGTCACAAGTGTTCAGGAAGACAAAATTCGGTGTTCTGAACACCGtacaaacaattattttcgCGATATACAGGATGTTTCCAACGaaaattcgaattttaaaaactgtattacaaatgatattataaatctacAGGAACATTTTATCGAATACTCGGAGCAAAATTACTGTAATTATACCCGGGATTCGTTTAGTGTACACAgtggtaatataaaaaaatctgacaCTTGCGACAAATTTACTAATATCGATGCGACTTTACTTCCTACCGTATCTATTGATGTTTCGGGCCGCGAAGGGGTGGCCATCATTGATACCGGCGCAACTCACTCCATAGCTAGCACCAAGCTGTACTCCATATTAGTAGAACAAGGTGTCCAATTTTTAGACACAGAGCGAACAATAAGATTAGCCGATGGTACGCATAGTCAAAAGAGATTACTTACCGCCGACGTGAATGTCACTATTGGAGGTCGTAAGATAATCGTTGAAGATATGCTTGTTTTGCCAGGGGCTTCAACCAAAACGTTATTAGGCCGTAAATTCGTAAAAAAAGCCAATATTATTTTGGATATTCCACATGATGTGTGGTATTTTCGGGATAAGCCTGAACAAacttttgattttgttaaatCCTATTTCCTCACCGGTCGCGCTTCAGTTGCTGAAGTCAATAATTTAAACGGAGCGTTTTTACTTGCCGACGAGGGAAACCAGCTAACTTCAGAAGAAAGAATCAGGCTGAGCGATTTCATCAAAAGTAAGGCAGACCAATTTAAATCTGAGGGTCCTGCCACGGACTTTGCTACGCACCGCATCAAGGTGAATGAGTCCCAAGAACCCATTGCTTCTCCTCCTTACCGTATGTCAGAAATACGTAAGAAAGCACTCAGGGAGGAATTAGATAAGTTGTTACGTGCAGATATAATTGAAGAATGTGAATCAGCATGGGCATCAAATGTTGTATTAGTTCCAAAGAAGGACGGAAGTTTCAAGTTTTGTGTAGACTATCGCAAATTAAACGCTGTCACAGAGCCTGACCGGTATCCATTACCGAGGATCGAAGATGTACTTCACGCCGCCAAATCGACGAAGTACATGAGTACACTCGACCTCAGATCCGGATTTTTTCAGGTTAACCTTCATCCAGATGACCGTGACAAGTCCGCGTTTACGACGCCTCTAGGAACCTTTCGTTTCAAGCGTATGCCGATGGGTCTTCGAAATTCCGGTGCCACATTCCAACGTTTGATGGACCGATTCAAGTCAAACTTACCTGGCGTTACACTTATTGCATATTTGGACGATTTGCTGGTTTTGTCAGAGGGTTCCTTGGAAAAGCACTTAGCTGACCTGCAGATAGTCTTTGATAGGCTCAAGATGTTCAACCTTCTTGTCAACCGCGAAAAAAGTCGTTTTGCGAGAGACTCTGTAAAATTTCTGGGTCATGTTATCGTTCCAGGAGGAATACATGTTGATCCTGACAAAACTGCAGCTATAACCAATATGAATATCCCACAAAACATTAAGCATTTGAAATGTTTTCTTCAAACTTCTAGTTGGTTTCGTCGTTTTATTCCCGACTATGCTAACATAGCCAAACCCCTAACCTTCTTATTGAAAAAAGGAAGTGCATGGCGATGGGAGACGGAGCAACAGGCTGCATTTGACCACATTAAGGAATTACTTGTGTCTGCGCCTATATTACGTCAAGCGGATGAGTCGAAACCATTTATTCTTCGGACTGACAGCAGTGGATACTGTCTAGGAGCGGCTCTAATGCAGGGGGAGGGATTTGAGGAACGCCCCATAGAGTACGCAAGCCGCCTTCTAACCGATGCTGAACGAAACTATACAACTACTGAGCGCGAGGCCTTGGCAGTCGTGTGGGCTGTAGGCAAATTCCGCGGATATATCGAAGGATCTGAAATCATCGTCAAGTCCGACCATCAGCCTCTGCGTTGGCTGATGAGCCTGAAGTCTCCAAGTGGACGTTTAGCCAGATGGGCTTTAACTCTCCAagagtataatttaaaaatcgaatATACTCCTGGACGAGCCAACGTCATCGCTGACACGTTGTCGCGGCCAGTATGTGCCGATAACGTCCAATGTGATGTATGCCTGGCAACAGTGGATGTCCCAGCTCGAAAAGCTAGTGATATAAGGGAGAACCAGATGAAAGATCCGGAAATTCGCAAAATACTGGAAGACATGGAATGTGAGGACCCATTTAAAGGAAGATCCTGGACGGACAGAGGATACATCACATCAGACGGTATCCTATACCGCTATGGCCCAGAAGGCGATGAAGGCGACGAAGCATGCCTTGTTGTGCCGAGCCACGAGCGACCTAAAGTGTTGGCTGATTTTCATGATGCGCCCACAGCAGGTCACTTTGGAATGGAACGCACGTTAGCTCGTTTACGAACCCGCTTTTACTGGCCGAACATGCGGAAATATGTAGCtgattacattaaaaaatgtatatcatGTCAGAGGTATAAGGCTGACAATAGAAAACCCACCGGCCTTCTACAAACACCTGCAATGTCTAGACGCTTCGAGGTATTGTCAGTTGACCTGTTTGGCCCCTTACCCGTTACCGCTCAACGTAACCGATGGATCCTGATCGTTGAAGACGTTTGTTCGCGATGGGTAGAGCTATTTCCTCTAGAAAACGCAACTAGTCTCGAATGCGCCAAAATTCTTATGAACGAGATTTTTTAA
- the LOC132904274 gene encoding uncharacterized protein LOC132904274: MQQTCYIMGIDQVLTPLYHPESNPIECKNRDLKPQLAILVGQDHDTWDLHLASIRFAMNSAITSSTGFSPAFLTFGRELRAPADAVNDMRAILESDNIVPTITPYLKKMAETLSNARDVHERNQIVQKKYADEHRREAPDYQVGDLVLLKTQGLNDTDKGQTSKFIPRRDGPYKIRKIVSATTYELEGINDGKLVGKYHASLLTPFVGTIQSPIREKRRRGRPRKVPIPNAGSPILG; the protein is encoded by the coding sequence ATGCAACAAACTTGCTACATAATGGGTATAGATCAAGTTCTAACACCACTGTACCACCCGGAGTCGAACCCGATTGAGTGTAAGAATAGGGATCTTAAACCACAACTTGCGATTCTCGTCGGTCAAGATCACGACACCTGGGACTTGCACTTAGCATCTATCAGGTTTGCTATGAACTCGGCAATTACGTCTAGCACAGGTTTTTCACCGGCTTTTCTTACCTTCGGCAGGGAGCTTCGTGCACCAGCTGATGCTGTTAACGACATGCGCGCGATATTAGAAAGCGACAATATTGTCCCTACTATCACTCCTTATCTTAAGAAAATGGCTGAAACCCTCTCAAATGCAAGAGATGTACATGAGAGAAACCAAATTGTGCAAAAGAAATACGCTGACGAACATCGCCGCGAAGCACCTGACTATCAGGTCGGAGACCTGGTGCTTTTGAAGACTCAAGGTCTTAATGATACTGACAAGGGTCAGACATCAAAGTTTATACCAAGAAGGGATGGTCCATATAAGATTAGGAAAATAGTGAGTGCTACTACATACGAGTTGGAAGGTATCAATGATGGCAAACTCGTAGGTAAATACCACGCATCACTTCTCACTCCATTTGTTGGCACCATCCAATCTCCTATAAGGGAAAAGCGCAGACGCGGTCGACCGCGTAAAGTTCCTATCCCAAACGCGGGGTCGCCAATTTTGGGATAG